The following proteins come from a genomic window of Phnomibacter ginsenosidimutans:
- a CDS encoding IS1096 element passenger TnpR family protein encodes MAVLKFRVYLEEDESIYRDIVIKHTQYFIDLHKTILQAYEFDNKHQATFYRSNDNWLRGREISLEKYDKVYQAPPLLMEETSIGSEIRDTNQKFIYVYDFNKNWVFLVELINVSKEESSKIAYPSVSRKEGVGPLQYGTRGLLGPKFAEMEEKYDLQGNEEGFGEEGDSDTASSDEESFTDDSSSGEDY; translated from the coding sequence ATGGCAGTATTGAAATTCAGGGTGTATCTCGAAGAAGACGAAAGCATTTACCGCGATATTGTGATCAAGCATACACAGTATTTCATCGATTTGCACAAGACCATTCTTCAGGCCTACGAATTCGACAACAAGCATCAGGCAACATTCTATCGCAGCAACGACAACTGGTTGCGAGGCCGCGAAATTTCGCTGGAGAAATACGACAAAGTTTATCAGGCTCCGCCCCTGCTGATGGAAGAAACCAGCATTGGTTCTGAAATCCGCGATACCAATCAGAAGTTTATTTATGTGTACGACTTCAACAAGAACTGGGTGTTTTTGGTGGAGCTCATCAACGTGTCGAAAGAAGAAAGTAGCAAGATTGCGTACCCTTCTGTAAGCCGCAAAGAAGGTGTGGGTCCGCTGCAATATGGCACCCGTGGCTTGCTGGGCCCCAAGTTTGCCGAAATGGAAGAGAAATACGACCTGCAGGGCAACGAAGAAGGCTTTGGCGAAGAAGGCGACAGCGACACTGCCAGCAGCGACGAAGAATCTTTTACCGACGATAGCAGCAGCGGCGAAGACTATTAA
- the miaA gene encoding tRNA (adenosine(37)-N6)-dimethylallyltransferase MiaA, with protein sequence MAGQQHLLVAVAGPTAVGKTAVAIALAQHFRTEIISFDSRQCYREMNIGVARPSDEELAAVPHHFIASHSIHDPVDAAQYEQWALKKLGTLFQQYKVVIAVGGTGLYLKALTDGLDAMPDIPAAIREQIREDYAAHGIAWLQQTLQQEDPLFAASGEMQNPHRMLRALEVIRASGKSIKQFQQRSSNARPFDTLIIGLEMERLLLNQRIQLRVDAMMKDGLVEEVKELLPYEQLQALQTVGYQELFDAIHGQCSITEAAELIATHTRQYAKRQMTWFKKIRQCNGFIHSNCLT encoded by the coding sequence ATGGCCGGTCAGCAGCACTTACTGGTAGCCGTAGCCGGGCCAACAGCGGTCGGCAAAACGGCCGTGGCCATTGCATTAGCGCAACATTTCCGTACAGAAATTATCTCCTTTGATAGCCGTCAATGCTATCGGGAAATGAACATTGGCGTAGCCCGGCCTTCCGATGAAGAGTTGGCAGCAGTGCCGCATCATTTCATTGCCAGCCACAGCATACACGATCCGGTGGATGCCGCACAGTATGAGCAATGGGCACTAAAAAAACTCGGCACTCTTTTTCAGCAATACAAAGTAGTGATAGCTGTGGGTGGCACTGGCTTGTACCTGAAAGCACTCACTGATGGGCTGGATGCTATGCCTGATATTCCGGCTGCTATCCGGGAGCAAATACGGGAGGATTATGCGGCACATGGCATAGCGTGGTTACAGCAAACCTTGCAGCAAGAAGATCCATTGTTTGCCGCCAGTGGCGAAATGCAAAACCCACACCGCATGCTGCGGGCTTTGGAAGTGATTCGAGCCAGTGGAAAATCCATCAAACAGTTTCAGCAACGCAGCAGCAATGCACGACCGTTTGATACCCTCATCATAGGATTGGAAATGGAGCGGCTATTGCTCAACCAACGCATACAGCTACGGGTAGATGCAATGATGAAAGATGGATTGGTAGAGGAGGTAAAAGAACTGCTCCCCTACGAACAGCTGCAAGCCTTACAAACTGTGGGTTATCAGGAATTGTTTGATGCCATACATGGCCAATGTAGTATAACTGAAGCAGCAGAATTGATAGCCACACATACCCGCCAATACGCCAAGCGGCAAATGACCTGGTTCAAAAAAATCAGGCAGTGCAATGGTTTCATCCACAGCAACTGCCTGACATGA
- a CDS encoding OmpP1/FadL family transporter, with protein sequence MRSKLFLASAALLALQLVANAQVPEDVLRYAYPLMGGTARNQAIGGAMGSLGGDITAAHINPAGIGMYKNSEFVMSPNFSFLNNKFNFRGDQTKSKDNGIGYGTSGFVWGHSHNSRYKKSSSSAISLTINQTANYNNRMQYKGFNNFSSWSEQYVEELARNRATVNQALNNYIFGSSLAFQLYLVDTIADQNNNVIGYQSLVPLPGINGGPEGVMQTNLIETRGGAHEIALAFANNYNDKLHFGVAFNVPFFSYQKEQTYREEDMSGNLNNDFSYFEYKENYKTTGWGFNAKLGMIFRPVEKLRFGLAFHTPTFSSMNDRISAEMKVNSENYTNLPQPRVITSDELKGSNSNAGNYNYNMITPYRLLGSLSFVINEVKEVKRQKGFVTADIEYVNYRGTRYQAQDATNVDDVNYYTELNNSIKNRYKGAMNLRLGGELKFNTIMTRLGFAYLGSPYATKELKGSRMLLSGGLGYRNKGMFVDLTYVHALINYSHVPYWLADKANVVADGKNSRGNIVLTFGFKFM encoded by the coding sequence ATGAGAAGTAAATTATTTTTAGCCTCCGCAGCTTTATTGGCGCTGCAACTGGTGGCCAATGCTCAGGTACCCGAAGATGTGCTTCGCTACGCCTACCCGCTGATGGGAGGTACTGCCCGCAATCAGGCCATTGGTGGTGCCATGGGCTCTTTGGGTGGCGATATTACTGCGGCACATATTAACCCCGCAGGTATAGGTATGTACAAAAACAGTGAATTTGTAATGTCGCCCAACTTTAGTTTTCTCAATAACAAATTCAATTTCCGGGGCGATCAAACCAAGTCGAAAGACAACGGCATTGGCTATGGAACATCTGGCTTCGTATGGGGGCACAGCCACAATTCACGGTACAAAAAATCGTCAAGTTCTGCTATTTCGCTTACCATCAACCAAACGGCCAATTACAACAACCGGATGCAATACAAAGGCTTCAACAATTTTAGCAGCTGGAGTGAGCAATACGTGGAAGAACTGGCGAGAAACAGAGCTACAGTGAATCAGGCACTGAATAACTACATTTTTGGTTCTTCACTTGCGTTTCAATTATACCTTGTTGATACTATAGCCGATCAAAATAACAATGTGATAGGCTACCAAAGTCTTGTACCCCTGCCAGGTATAAATGGCGGACCAGAAGGTGTGATGCAAACCAACCTGATTGAAACAAGAGGTGGTGCTCATGAAATAGCCTTGGCATTCGCCAACAATTACAACGATAAACTGCATTTTGGTGTGGCGTTCAATGTGCCTTTCTTTAGCTATCAAAAAGAGCAGACTTATCGGGAAGAAGATATGAGTGGTAATCTCAACAATGACTTTTCTTATTTCGAATACAAAGAGAATTACAAAACAACTGGTTGGGGGTTCAATGCCAAACTGGGCATGATTTTCAGACCCGTAGAAAAATTACGTTTTGGCCTGGCTTTTCATACGCCCACGTTTAGCAGTATGAATGATAGAATTTCTGCCGAAATGAAAGTGAATTCTGAGAATTATACAAACCTGCCTCAGCCGAGGGTAATAACCAGCGATGAGTTGAAAGGCAGCAACAGCAATGCAGGCAACTATAATTACAACATGATTACACCTTACCGTTTATTGGGTTCTTTATCTTTTGTAATAAATGAAGTGAAGGAAGTAAAACGCCAGAAGGGTTTTGTAACGGCAGACATTGAATATGTAAATTACCGGGGCACCCGTTATCAGGCACAAGATGCTACCAATGTTGACGATGTGAACTATTACACCGAACTCAACAATAGTATCAAGAATCGCTACAAAGGCGCTATGAACCTGCGTTTGGGTGGCGAGTTGAAATTCAATACCATCATGACCCGCCTTGGTTTTGCCTACTTGGGTAGTCCTTACGCAACCAAAGAGTTGAAAGGTAGCCGCATGTTGCTGAGTGGTGGCTTGGGCTATCGCAACAAGGGCATGTTTGTAGACCTTACGTATGTGCATGCACTCATCAACTACAGCCATGTGCCTTATTGGCTGGCTGACAAAGCCAACGTAGTAGCCGATGGTAAAAACAGCCGTGGCAATATTGTACTCACGTTTGGATTTAAGTTTATGTAA
- the proS gene encoding proline--tRNA ligase: MSKVITPMEQDYSQWYNDLVLRSGLADYSAVRGCMVIKPYGYRLWENMRDVLDKMFKDTGHVNAYFPLFVPKSLFEAEEKNAEGFAKECAVVTHYRLKNDPANPGKLMVDPEARLEEELVVRPTSEAIIWNTYKGWIQSYRDLPILVNQWANVVRWEMRTRLFLRTAEFLWQEGHTAHATEQEAREEAAKMLEVYADFVENYMALPVVKGVKSESERFAGAVDTLCIEALMQDGKALQAGTSHFLGQNFAKAFDVKFSDSNNKLEYVWATSWGVSTRLIGALVMAHSDNQGLVLPPKIAPLQVVIVPIYKGDEQLAAITDTLKPIISQLKDLGISVKYDDSEHARPGWKFAEYELQGVPVRMAIGARDLANGVAEIARRDTKEKMTVNLDGIAFYIKTLLDEIQLHLFEKAKNFRAEHTTEANSWDEFVSILDGKGGFVSAHWDGTAETEEKIKDLAKATIRCIPLDAKEEAGTCILTGKPSNKRVLFARAY; encoded by the coding sequence ATGAGTAAGGTGATCACTCCCATGGAGCAAGACTATTCGCAATGGTACAACGACCTCGTATTGCGGTCGGGTTTGGCCGATTACAGCGCCGTACGTGGCTGTATGGTTATCAAACCCTACGGCTACCGCCTGTGGGAAAACATGCGGGATGTACTCGACAAAATGTTTAAGGACACCGGTCACGTAAACGCCTACTTCCCGCTGTTTGTGCCTAAAAGCCTGTTTGAAGCCGAAGAAAAAAATGCCGAAGGCTTTGCGAAAGAATGTGCGGTGGTGACGCATTATCGCCTGAAAAACGACCCTGCTAACCCCGGCAAGCTGATGGTAGACCCCGAAGCCAGGCTGGAAGAAGAGCTGGTGGTACGTCCTACCAGCGAAGCCATCATTTGGAATACTTACAAAGGTTGGATTCAGAGCTACCGCGACCTGCCCATTTTGGTAAACCAGTGGGCCAACGTAGTGCGTTGGGAAATGCGTACACGTTTGTTTTTGCGTACTGCCGAGTTTCTGTGGCAGGAAGGCCATACGGCGCATGCCACTGAGCAGGAAGCCCGTGAAGAAGCCGCAAAAATGCTGGAAGTGTATGCCGATTTTGTAGAAAACTACATGGCACTGCCCGTAGTGAAAGGCGTGAAATCGGAAAGCGAACGCTTCGCCGGTGCCGTTGACACCTTGTGTATTGAAGCACTGATGCAGGATGGCAAAGCTTTGCAAGCCGGCACTTCGCACTTCCTGGGTCAAAATTTTGCCAAGGCTTTTGATGTGAAATTTAGCGACAGCAACAACAAGCTGGAATATGTATGGGCTACCAGCTGGGGCGTAAGCACCCGTTTGATTGGTGCCCTTGTAATGGCCCACAGCGATAACCAAGGTTTGGTATTGCCGCCAAAAATTGCACCACTGCAGGTGGTGATTGTACCCATTTACAAAGGCGATGAGCAACTGGCCGCCATTACCGATACCCTCAAGCCCATCATCAGCCAGCTGAAAGACCTCGGCATTTCGGTAAAATATGACGACAGCGAACATGCCCGTCCGGGCTGGAAGTTTGCAGAATACGAACTGCAGGGCGTACCTGTTCGTATGGCCATTGGTGCCCGTGATTTGGCCAACGGTGTAGCCGAAATTGCCCGCCGCGATACCAAAGAAAAAATGACCGTCAACCTCGATGGCATTGCTTTTTACATCAAAACATTGCTGGATGAAATTCAGCTGCATTTGTTTGAAAAAGCGAAAAACTTCAGGGCGGAGCATACTACAGAAGCCAACAGCTGGGATGAGTTTGTAAGCATTCTCGATGGCAAGGGTGGCTTTGTATCAGCGCATTGGGATGGAACTGCCGAAACCGAAGAAAAAATTAAAGACCTCGCCAAGGCCACTATTCGTTGTATTCCTTTGGATGCAAAAGAAGAAGCCGGCACTTGCATACTCACCGGCAAGCCCAGCAACAAGCGGGTGCTGTTTGCCCGTGCCTATTAA
- a CDS encoding acyltransferase family protein, with protein sequence MDNKAAYLLGGTPARLLLSLIVVASHLGSLTGLYRNKFLFDADFAVSCFFVLSGFAMMHSYGKLQTQVNGWKAFYIQRFFRIMLPVWVLVALQVILLYAVSALPLSQYVNETTGRYVLANASLLNFLQQSLPGVFDNNGSAVVNGSLWTLKIEMCFYAAFPLLFLLAKPKKIVWLWLLWTLSVAYRLLLHQSHPVMSYQLPGQLYFFISGMLLYHYGWHQQCRKWILVVGWLWFIKNCIWGYQIIETPLSFPLILLAFCHSLKPLDGLLRKYDYSFTVYLLHWPIIQVAVHLFLMMGKKWQVFYLCYRPCC encoded by the coding sequence ATGGATAACAAAGCTGCGTATTTACTGGGAGGCACCCCTGCCCGGCTGCTGCTATCGCTGATAGTGGTGGCCAGCCATTTGGGTTCGCTTACCGGCTTGTACCGCAATAAGTTTTTGTTTGATGCTGACTTTGCGGTGTCTTGTTTTTTTGTGCTTTCTGGATTTGCCATGATGCACAGCTATGGCAAGCTGCAAACACAAGTCAATGGTTGGAAAGCCTTTTACATCCAGCGTTTCTTTCGCATTATGCTACCCGTATGGGTGCTTGTGGCGCTGCAGGTGATTTTGCTTTATGCTGTAAGTGCATTGCCGCTGTCGCAATACGTCAATGAAACAACTGGCAGGTACGTTTTGGCCAATGCCTCACTACTCAATTTTTTGCAGCAATCGCTACCAGGCGTTTTCGACAACAATGGTTCCGCGGTGGTCAATGGTTCACTATGGACATTAAAAATTGAGATGTGCTTCTATGCTGCATTCCCATTGTTGTTTCTACTGGCAAAACCAAAGAAAATAGTTTGGCTGTGGCTGTTGTGGACGCTTTCTGTAGCCTACCGTTTGCTGCTGCACCAATCGCACCCCGTAATGAGCTATCAGTTGCCGGGACAGCTGTATTTTTTCATCAGCGGCATGCTGTTGTATCATTATGGATGGCATCAACAATGTCGAAAATGGATACTCGTAGTTGGCTGGTTGTGGTTCATTAAAAATTGTATTTGGGGATACCAGATTATCGAAACACCGCTCAGCTTTCCCTTGATTTTATTGGCCTTTTGTCATTCATTAAAACCACTGGACGGGTTGCTGAGAAAATACGATTATTCATTCACTGTGTATCTTCTTCACTGGCCAATTATTCAGGTGGCCGTTCATCTTTTTTTAATGATGGGCAAAAAGTGGCAGGTGTTTTATTTGTGCTATCGGCCTTGCTGCTAA
- a CDS encoding RDD family protein, with amino-acid sequence MSQVSVSTPFNIYLEFEIAPFFRRLLAWFLDMLVLMLYARGMKYFLDQVIYGPVEISKGVDVVLVSLPMLLYHLLMETLYQGQSLGKKAMGIRVISIEGGEPRLGQYLMRWLFRLWEWPMFFGYLAMDSYWFVIQVLLTGVLGLVVVVIVAVSNKSQRLGDLAAGTTVVDLRYRYSLADTLFKEIVDENYKVRFPEVMRLSDRDINAIRSVIAYTEKNQQYETAHRVAGKVREVLNIQTDLEVLDFLEKLLSDYNYLATKDKG; translated from the coding sequence ATGTCTCAGGTTTCTGTTTCTACCCCATTTAATATTTACCTCGAGTTTGAGATAGCGCCTTTTTTCCGGCGGCTGCTGGCTTGGTTTTTAGACATGCTGGTATTGATGCTGTATGCCCGTGGAATGAAGTATTTTCTGGATCAGGTGATTTATGGTCCGGTAGAAATTAGCAAAGGGGTAGATGTGGTGCTGGTGTCGCTTCCCATGCTGCTGTACCACCTGCTGATGGAAACCTTGTATCAGGGGCAAAGCCTGGGTAAAAAAGCCATGGGCATCAGGGTCATCAGCATCGAAGGGGGAGAGCCTCGCCTCGGTCAGTACCTTATGCGCTGGTTGTTTCGCTTATGGGAGTGGCCTATGTTTTTTGGCTATCTGGCTATGGACTCTTACTGGTTTGTGATACAGGTATTACTCACAGGGGTGTTGGGCCTGGTTGTGGTTGTAATTGTAGCGGTGAGCAACAAAAGCCAACGCCTCGGCGATTTGGCAGCCGGCACCACGGTGGTGGATTTACGCTACCGTTATTCGCTGGCCGATACGCTGTTTAAAGAAATCGTGGACGAAAATTATAAAGTTCGTTTTCCGGAGGTGATGCGGTTGAGTGATAGAGACATCAATGCCATCCGGTCGGTCATTGCATACACCGAGAAAAATCAGCAATACGAAACTGCACACCGGGTGGCAGGAAAAGTCAGGGAAGTCCTGAACATCCAAACAGATTTGGAGGTGCTTGACTTCCTTGAAAAGTTGTTGAGTGATTACAACTACCTCGCTACCAAAGACAAAGGTTGA
- a CDS encoding stage II sporulation protein M yields the protein MVIWIHGTIEISAIIISGAAGLVVGSSILFPGTYSRYQSFRHGIKDAMKIALALIPFLLLAAILESYVTYLMSNTFSSSKQAGLPLWAGISILAASLWLIGWYFVWYPIRLSKKIKAAATAAASQQIKTLEWPA from the coding sequence ATGGTTATTTGGATACATGGAACTATTGAAATTTCTGCCATCATTATTTCCGGTGCTGCCGGCTTGGTGGTGGGTAGCAGCATTTTGTTTCCGGGTACCTACAGTCGCTACCAATCTTTTCGCCACGGCATTAAAGATGCCATGAAGATTGCACTGGCTTTGATTCCGTTTTTGCTGTTGGCAGCAATACTCGAGAGTTATGTTACCTACCTCATGAGCAACACCTTCAGCAGCAGCAAGCAAGCCGGCCTTCCACTATGGGCAGGCATCAGCATTTTAGCGGCATCGCTTTGGCTTATAGGCTGGTATTTTGTGTGGTATCCTATTCGCCTGAGTAAGAAAATAAAAGCAGCAGCAACTGCCGCCGCATCACAACAAATTAAAACACTGGAATGGCCCGCCTGA
- a CDS encoding DUF4129 domain-containing protein, translating into MNWLKPVLWTIAILALLFLLYQIWTNNTGIFSPGDKKLPAEVEEEAEDPLMLQGAATLAQQAIASKQYRMATRYLFIDALSRLDERGLIQRIARKTNQQYLNEIQQPGLKETLATAMLQFEYVWYGEFNPNEKQFERIHHTFKQLEARWL; encoded by the coding sequence TTGAATTGGCTGAAACCAGTGCTATGGACCATTGCCATTTTAGCCCTCTTGTTTTTACTGTATCAAATCTGGACAAACAATACGGGCATCTTTTCGCCCGGCGATAAAAAACTACCTGCCGAAGTAGAAGAAGAGGCAGAAGATCCGCTGATGCTGCAGGGCGCAGCCACACTGGCGCAGCAAGCCATTGCCAGCAAGCAATACCGAATGGCCACCCGCTATTTGTTTATTGATGCACTGAGCAGGCTGGATGAACGTGGCCTCATACAACGCATAGCCCGCAAAACCAACCAGCAATACCTGAACGAAATACAACAGCCAGGGCTAAAGGAAACATTGGCCACCGCCATGTTGCAATTTGAGTATGTATGGTATGGCGAATTCAACCCCAATGAAAAGCAGTTCGAACGCATCCATCACACCTTTAAACAACTGGAGGCAAGATGGCTGTAA
- a CDS encoding DUF4350 domain-containing protein encodes MAVNIRMAWIFACFLLLLACKKTQQPSRFIDERFTLSATDKKPFGGYVARFMTDTLYGGNNITENGLTFNKWYDDFVLNSDNQRNEVYIIFSPAVRAFSKEADDMRSFVSKGNTLLIVTDELSKEVTDALGCEITDDAEVLSMMVRLQMVDTRLSIADSSSHAMLSYPYYYYPFLERVLIDSNKTDSIQWLGQNAAGKPHLARYSIGNGQVIVAGNARGLSNYFLLNGQNHGYLKTLLSYLPEYPAKIHWDLFFQRNVNRQPEDYSVFSALMAIPPLRWSFWILLALAAIWILSNLRRKQKMIPIVAPNSNTTVSFVQTIAQLYFNKQDHANVGRKLATHFTDYLRNNYYMPPLTMQAEWAYILHQKTGMTMTDAQETTRLIRKAQQSNDFSASDLMHLHSLIADVVNRKQKKATHQ; translated from the coding sequence ATGGCTGTAAATATTCGAATGGCCTGGATTTTTGCCTGCTTTCTTTTGTTGCTGGCCTGCAAAAAAACGCAGCAACCCAGTCGTTTTATTGATGAAAGATTTACCCTGAGTGCTACAGATAAGAAACCGTTTGGTGGATATGTAGCCCGCTTTATGACCGATACGCTGTACGGCGGCAACAACATCACCGAAAACGGGCTCACATTCAATAAGTGGTACGATGATTTTGTGCTCAACAGCGACAATCAGCGCAACGAGGTTTACATCATTTTTTCGCCTGCTGTAAGGGCTTTCAGCAAAGAAGCAGACGACATGCGAAGCTTTGTGAGCAAGGGCAATACCCTGCTGATAGTAACCGATGAGCTGAGCAAAGAAGTAACAGATGCTCTGGGTTGTGAAATAACCGATGACGCCGAAGTTTTATCGATGATGGTACGCCTGCAAATGGTGGATACCCGCCTGAGTATAGCCGATAGCAGTAGCCATGCCATGCTGTCATACCCATATTATTATTATCCTTTTTTGGAAAGGGTGCTTATAGACAGTAACAAAACGGATAGCATACAATGGCTGGGGCAAAATGCTGCAGGCAAGCCACATCTGGCCCGGTACAGCATAGGCAATGGGCAGGTGATAGTAGCGGGCAATGCCCGTGGCCTGAGCAATTATTTTTTATTGAATGGCCAAAACCACGGCTATCTCAAAACCCTGTTGTCTTATCTGCCGGAGTATCCTGCCAAAATTCACTGGGATCTCTTTTTTCAACGCAACGTGAACCGGCAGCCGGAGGATTATTCGGTATTCAGTGCCCTGATGGCCATTCCACCACTGCGCTGGTCGTTCTGGATATTGCTGGCACTGGCAGCCATCTGGATATTGAGCAACCTGCGACGCAAGCAAAAAATGATACCTATTGTGGCGCCCAACAGCAATACCACGGTATCTTTTGTTCAAACCATTGCCCAGCTCTATTTCAACAAGCAGGACCATGCGAATGTGGGCCGCAAACTGGCCACCCATTTTACCGACTATCTGCGCAATAACTATTACATGCCACCGCTCACCATGCAGGCAGAGTGGGCATACATTCTGCATCAAAAAACCGGCATGACCATGACCGATGCGCAGGAAACCACACGCCTCATCAGAAAAGCGCAGCAGAGCAACGATTTTTCGGCCAGCGATTTGATGCACCTGCACAGCCTTATTGCCGATGTGGTAAACCGAAAGCAGAAAAAAGCCACTCATCAATGA
- a CDS encoding ABC transporter ATP-binding protein — protein sequence MKILWHYLRPYRGMVLVSLLLAAINQTFSLLDPLYFGKLFDNYINKAGEFRANGQEAEFIKGVLGYLGILIGVAMVSRIAKAFQDYFSSVVMQKFGASIFTEGLRHSMRLPFQEFEDQRSGETLSVLNKVRADTEKFISLFINVVFGIIVGLVFVSIFAFSKHWSIVPVYLVGVLLLSWLTSALSKRIKSIQKNIVKETTSLAGSTTESLRNIELVKSLGLTDQEVNRLNKNTYKILGLELRKVKSIRMLSFVQGTFVNFLRQVIMFTLLFLVFQDKLLPGEVLTLTFYSFFIFGPLQEIGNIIIAYREAEASLNNFHVLMQKKPEPKPDAPVHLGPIDTLQYNGVYFKHHTAAQYALQNISFTARRGETIAFVGPSGSGKSTLVKLLVGLYRPEQGHILYNQTEGHQIDFDELRSQIGFVTQDTQLFAGTIKENLQFVSPGASDEAILKALQQSASHSILAKADNGINSIIGEGGIKISGGEKQRLSIARALLRNPQLLIFDEATSALDSITEEEITNTIKDIGANGHQITILIAHRLSTIMHADRIFVLEQGEIVETGNHESLLNEKGLYYAMWRQQIGERKKQTTLATPAS from the coding sequence ATGAAAATACTTTGGCACTACCTGCGGCCCTACCGCGGCATGGTTCTCGTTTCTTTATTACTCGCTGCTATCAACCAGACTTTTTCCCTTCTCGATCCGCTTTACTTTGGTAAGCTGTTCGATAATTACATCAACAAAGCCGGAGAATTTCGGGCCAATGGCCAGGAGGCCGAATTCATAAAAGGCGTACTTGGTTACCTCGGCATCCTGATTGGCGTAGCCATGGTAAGCCGCATCGCCAAAGCCTTTCAGGATTATTTCAGCAGCGTGGTAATGCAAAAATTTGGCGCCAGCATTTTTACCGAAGGCCTGCGCCACAGCATGCGCCTACCCTTTCAGGAGTTTGAAGACCAACGCAGCGGCGAAACCCTGAGTGTGCTCAATAAGGTTCGTGCCGATACAGAAAAGTTCATCAGCCTGTTCATCAATGTGGTATTTGGCATCATCGTTGGACTGGTGTTTGTAAGCATATTCGCATTCTCCAAACACTGGAGTATTGTACCCGTGTATTTGGTGGGTGTGTTGCTGCTGAGCTGGCTTACCAGTGCTTTGAGCAAACGCATCAAAAGCATTCAGAAAAACATAGTGAAAGAAACCACCTCATTGGCGGGCAGCACTACCGAGAGTTTGCGCAACATTGAACTGGTAAAAAGCCTCGGACTTACCGATCAGGAAGTAAACCGGCTGAACAAGAATACCTACAAAATTTTAGGACTGGAATTGCGCAAAGTAAAAAGCATACGCATGCTGAGTTTTGTGCAAGGCACGTTTGTCAATTTTCTGCGTCAGGTCATCATGTTTACCCTGCTGTTTCTTGTTTTTCAAGACAAGCTTTTACCCGGTGAAGTATTGACACTGACCTTCTACAGCTTCTTCATTTTTGGCCCTTTGCAAGAAATTGGTAACATCATTATTGCCTACCGCGAAGCAGAAGCCAGCCTCAATAATTTTCATGTGCTGATGCAGAAAAAACCAGAGCCAAAACCAGACGCTCCTGTTCACCTCGGCCCTATTGATACCTTGCAATACAACGGCGTTTACTTTAAGCATCACACAGCTGCACAATATGCCTTGCAAAACATCAGCTTTACCGCCAGGCGTGGCGAAACCATTGCTTTTGTTGGTCCCAGCGGCAGCGGTAAATCTACATTGGTAAAACTGCTGGTGGGTTTGTACCGGCCCGAGCAAGGACATATTTTATATAACCAAACAGAAGGCCATCAAATAGATTTTGATGAACTGCGCAGCCAGATTGGATTTGTAACGCAAGACACACAATTGTTTGCCGGCACCATCAAAGAAAACCTGCAATTTGTATCGCCGGGCGCCAGCGATGAAGCCATTCTGAAAGCCCTGCAGCAATCGGCCAGCCACAGTATTTTGGCCAAGGCCGACAATGGTATCAACAGTATTATAGGCGAAGGCGGCATTAAAATAAGTGGTGGCGAAAAACAGCGCCTCAGCATTGCCCGTGCATTGCTGCGCAATCCGCAGTTACTCATTTTTGACGAAGCCACTTCTGCACTGGATTCCATTACCGAAGAAGAAATTACCAATACAATTAAAGACATTGGTGCCAATGGCCATCAAATTACCATTCTTATTGCGCACCGCCTCAGTACCATCATGCATGCCGACCGCATATTTGTTTTGGAGCAGGGCGAAATAGTAGAAACAGGCAACCACGAAAGTCTGTTGAACGAAAAAGGATTGTACTATGCCATGTGGCGTCAACAAATAGGCGAACGCAAAAAACAGACTACCTTAGCTACGCCTGCTTCGTAG